In Primulina eburnea isolate SZY01 chromosome 5, ASM2296580v1, whole genome shotgun sequence, a single window of DNA contains:
- the LOC140831333 gene encoding uncharacterized protein, with product MASNPSSSYSGKPRTDSLVSDFPDRSATATPPNNNGGAASRVWGVDEAMKRNQESMFAEEQAARQEQEENVEGHQSRVEETYPFQRREVSEIREMWKEIRMLRQQSNVGEYDGNTNPEVHLGRFENAALLHQYSDRVRCRVFLGTLVRSAQQWFNSLQPNSIRSFEDFSAAFLHRFASSKRHQKNYLSMFVMKQQENETLREFVQRFNSEALEIPAATIDIMISAFTQGLRGGEFFKSLVKKPPSSYDDLLVRAEKYVNLEDAQRSRDEVREPAGRWEKSRRVECSARFPSQDRREGSASESRPRSRSSPRRGQGPPWINQGVGEQRGEGRGQDVPQELVEPRRRTNEDNHPTRGIIHMISDSATDRDSGRARKAHGMVTATISNYDVARIFIDNGSSVNILFKSTLDQMKMEGFEFEPVSTPLFGFAGHAIPPLGQIVLPLSLGTDHPRVTKMIAFTVVDTPSAYNAIL from the exons tggatgaggCAATGAAGAGGAATCAAGAGTCTATGTTTGCAGAAGAGCAGGCCGCTCGCCAGGAGCAGGAGGAGAATGTGGAGGGCCACCAGAGCCGGGTTGAAGAGACGTATCCCTTCCAAAGGAGGGAAGTTAGTGAGATAAGGGAGATGTGGAAGGAGATACGGATGTTGAGGCAGCAG TCAAACGTGGGAGAATATGACGGAAATACTAACCCTGAAGTACACTTGGGGAGATTTGAGAATGCGGCTCTGTTGCACCAATATTCGGATAGAGTCAGGTGTAGGGTTTTTCTGGGCACGTTGGTGAGGTCAGCCCAGCAGTGGTTTAATTCTTTGCAACCCAACTCTATACGTTCTTTTGAGGACTTCTCAGCTGCCTTCTTGCACCGATTTGCTAGCAGCAAGAggcaccagaaaaattatttgagtaTGTTCGTGATGAAACAGCAAGAGAATGAAACTTTACGAGAATTTGTCCAGCGTTTCAACAGTGAAGCGCTGGAAATACCAGCGGCTACCATtgacatcatgataagtgccttCACACAAGGACTGAGGGGAGGGGAGTTTTTCAAGTCGCTGGTCAAGAAGCCTCCGTCGAGCTATGATGATCTGTTGGTTCGAGCTGAGAAATATGTAAACTTGGAAGATGCTCAACG GAGTCGTGACGAGGTGAGGGAGCCCGCGGGGAGGTGGGAGAAGTCACGAAGGGTTGAATGCAGTGCTAGATTTCCTTCGCAGGACAGACGAGAAGGATCCGCATCCGAGAGTCGACCAAGGTCTCGGTCGTCCCCTAGACGTGGTCAAGGTCCTCCATGGATAAATCAGGGGGTTGGGGAGCAAAGAGGGGAAGGTCGAGGTCAAGATGTCCCTCAGGAGCTCGTCGAACCGAGGAGGAGAACGAATGAGGATAACCACCCTACGAGAGGAATAATTCATATGATCTCGGACAGTGCTACTGATAGAGACTCTGGGAGAGCTCGGAAAGCACATGGGA TGGTGACGGCCACCATTTCCAATTATGATGTGGCAAGGatatttattgataatggaagctcCGTGAACATCTTGTTCAAGAGCACGTTGGATCAAATGAAGATGGAAGGATTTGAGTTTGAGCCGGTATCCACCCCGCTGTTTGGGTTTGCAGGACACGCTATCCCGCCTTTGGGTCAGATTGTTCTTCCTCTATCCTTGGGGACTGATCATCCGCGGGTAACAAAAATGATAGCCTTCACCGTGGTAGATACCCCGTCAGCGTATAATGCAATTCTATGA